In a genomic window of Methanosarcina horonobensis HB-1 = JCM 15518:
- a CDS encoding DUF2149 domain-containing protein: MRKSRRYRRTGLLNDPDEQNPMTGVANLFDVAMVFSVALLVALVMSYHLPELLSSNEDITIVKNPGAEDMKIIIKDQGKPIEVLNMTDNIGGGTGEALGTAYKLADGRVIYVPEGSEGNDTSTSTSASASY; the protein is encoded by the coding sequence ATGCGAAAATCCAGAAGGTACAGGCGAACCGGGCTTTTAAATGACCCTGATGAGCAAAACCCCATGACCGGGGTTGCCAATCTTTTTGACGTTGCAATGGTCTTTTCCGTGGCGCTACTTGTAGCCCTTGTGATGTCATACCATCTCCCCGAACTTTTGAGCTCGAACGAGGATATTACAATTGTAAAGAATCCCGGAGCCGAGGATATGAAGATAATCATCAAGGACCAGGGGAAGCCAATAGAGGTCCTGAACATGACCGACAATATCGGAGGAGGTACAGGAGAAGCTCTGGGTACGGCTTATAAGCTGGCTGACGGCAGAGTGATTTACGTGCCCGAAGGTTCTGAGGGAAATGATACATCCACTTCAACAAGTGCATCTGCTTCCTATTAA
- a CDS encoding MotA/TolQ/ExbB proton channel family protein, which translates to MSNMDLLFRTIYVFSSALLYPVMIFLTLLVFVSLIQLGEFLSEYSKRTRDRNSLEVSCKKIRQSLNSSGFSEASKALLNIKQNYMVTTFAKESAQYLEEQNFPAIGKLSEEYEIRMAKRLEHTKIISTVAPMLGLMGTLIPLGPALIGLSQGDLETLAQNLMIAFATTVVGLFSAGIAYVLTQVRRRWYWEDMSDIDYILDIVEEKTGN; encoded by the coding sequence ATGAGCAATATGGATCTGTTATTCCGGACTATATACGTATTTTCATCGGCTTTACTATATCCGGTAATGATATTTTTGACTCTCCTGGTCTTTGTTTCACTTATTCAGTTAGGAGAATTCCTTTCCGAATATTCAAAAAGGACCAGGGATCGGAACAGCCTGGAAGTTAGTTGCAAAAAAATCAGGCAAAGTCTTAATAGCTCGGGTTTTTCGGAAGCGTCGAAGGCTCTTCTGAATATAAAACAAAATTACATGGTCACGACCTTTGCAAAAGAGTCTGCACAATACCTTGAAGAGCAGAATTTCCCTGCAATCGGTAAGCTTTCCGAGGAATATGAGATAAGGATGGCAAAGCGCCTCGAGCACACGAAAATAATCTCTACTGTTGCTCCCATGCTCGGGCTTATGGGAACCCTGATCCCTCTCGGGCCTGCCCTTATAGGGCTTTCGCAGGGAGACCTCGAAACCCTGGCACAGAACCTGATGATTGCCTTTGCGACTACCGTTGTAGGGCTCTTTTCTGCCGGAATAGCCTATGTGCTTACCCAGGTCAGGAGGCGCTGGTACTGGGAAGACATGTCAGATATCGATTACATTCTGGATATTGTCGAGGAGAAGACCGGGAATTGA
- a CDS encoding DUF2162 domain-containing protein produces MDSSTLTVIGILIGILIFGIKTGLGCGFSNITTREILTIGGSYFFLALLFGSVADHMSLDAFERLSAMGMGIHVLVSLLLIWAGIYTQKKWNSGKDVSRHTFLAISMPCPVCLGALAVSCMLLSESLNFSGIKIGFLVGVAFFTAVVASSFLFRFGKTRCGKTPETMGSAMMLIGIYYLLGALLIPAYMKSKQMNMAPMQTGESSFFPLLAFGIIILAGFFLDRVRSNQ; encoded by the coding sequence ATGGACTCTTCGACATTGACTGTTATCGGTATTTTGATAGGCATTCTTATATTCGGGATTAAAACTGGATTAGGTTGCGGATTTTCAAATATCACTACACGAGAAATTCTCACAATTGGTGGCAGTTACTTTTTTCTTGCCCTTTTATTCGGAAGTGTTGCTGACCACATGAGTCTGGATGCCTTTGAACGCCTTTCTGCAATGGGCATGGGAATCCACGTTCTGGTTTCTCTTCTCCTTATATGGGCCGGCATTTACACACAGAAAAAGTGGAATTCAGGGAAAGATGTTTCCAGACACACTTTCCTGGCAATATCCATGCCCTGCCCTGTCTGCCTTGGAGCTCTTGCGGTATCCTGCATGCTTCTTTCAGAAAGTCTCAACTTTTCCGGAATAAAAATAGGGTTCCTTGTAGGAGTTGCTTTTTTTACTGCAGTTGTAGCTTCTTCTTTTCTTTTCAGGTTTGGGAAGACCAGGTGTGGAAAAACTCCCGAAACTATGGGAAGCGCCATGATGCTTATCGGAATTTATTATCTTCTGGGGGCTCTTTTAATCCCTGCCTACATGAAATCAAAACAGATGAACATGGCTCCTATGCAAACCGGAGAATCAAGCTTTTTTCCCCTTCTGGCTTTCGGGATAATAATTCTTGCAGGTTTTTTCCTTGACCGTGTGAGGTCTAACCAATGA
- a CDS encoding ArsR family transcriptional regulator, with the protein MNGGGENLFKAISSDTRLSILESLSEGEKHISGLAREIGISVPVAAKHVKVLEKAELIERKKFGNTHMIGIKLNNVYSFLDRFAENRKLEVEEGTTLLEALKSVAAVEVRKMGDRIKVVSTDGEEGFYVYEVDGKFSDKTVDEYEFYEDSIVEWKKLIPVTKKRLFVNIRR; encoded by the coding sequence ATGAATGGTGGCGGAGAAAACCTCTTCAAAGCAATCTCAAGCGATACACGCCTTTCGATTCTTGAAAGCCTGAGTGAAGGCGAAAAACATATTTCAGGACTTGCAAGAGAAATAGGAATCTCCGTGCCCGTTGCTGCAAAACATGTGAAAGTCCTGGAAAAAGCCGAACTTATAGAAAGGAAAAAGTTCGGAAATACTCATATGATAGGCATAAAGCTGAATAATGTCTATTCTTTTCTGGACCGCTTTGCAGAAAACAGGAAGCTTGAGGTAGAAGAGGGGACGACTTTGCTTGAAGCCCTGAAAAGCGTAGCTGCTGTTGAAGTAAGGAAAATGGGAGACAGGATAAAAGTCGTCTCTACGGACGGAGAAGAGGGCTTTTATGTTTATGAAGTGGACGGCAAGTTCTCGGATAAGACTGTAGACGAGTATGAGTTTTACGAAGATTCGATCGTTGAGTGGAAGAAGTTAATTCCAGTTACGAAAAAGAGGTTGTTTGTAAATATAAGAAGGTAA
- a CDS encoding fibrillarin-like rRNA/tRNA 2'-O-methyltransferase, with protein MLEIRSLSEGIFEVTKDKKQLSTLNLDPGKVVYGEKLISVEGAEYRTWDPRRSKLGAMVLKKFDIPLRKDSKVLYLGAASGTTVSHVSDIISEGAVYSVEFAPRSMRDFIGLASRRKNIFPILADAGKPDSYAHIVEPVDLIFQDVAQPNQAEIAARNAARFLKKEGYLLLSIKARSIDTAASPKEIFKEEVKKLEQAFEPGFEILTARDLMPYHEDHLGVLAKLKE; from the coding sequence ATGCTCGAAATAAGGTCGCTTTCCGAAGGGATTTTCGAAGTTACAAAAGATAAAAAGCAACTTTCCACCCTTAACCTTGACCCCGGAAAAGTCGTTTACGGAGAAAAACTGATTTCTGTTGAAGGAGCCGAATACAGGACATGGGACCCGCGCAGGAGCAAGCTTGGAGCCATGGTCCTCAAAAAATTCGATATCCCTCTGAGAAAGGATTCAAAGGTTCTCTACCTGGGGGCTGCTTCAGGCACAACGGTTAGCCACGTCTCTGATATCATATCCGAAGGGGCGGTATATTCCGTTGAGTTTGCTCCAAGGAGCATGCGCGACTTCATAGGTCTCGCCTCCAGGCGAAAAAACATTTTCCCTATTCTCGCTGACGCAGGGAAGCCCGACAGTTACGCCCATATTGTTGAACCTGTAGACCTGATCTTTCAGGACGTTGCCCAGCCTAACCAGGCAGAAATAGCCGCTCGAAATGCGGCCCGCTTTTTGAAAAAAGAAGGATATCTCCTCCTTTCTATTAAAGCTCGCAGCATTGACACTGCGGCAAGCCCGAAAGAGATCTTCAAAGAAGAAGTAAAAAAACTTGAACAGGCTTTCGAACCCGGATTCGAAATTTTGACTGCAAGAGACCTAATGCCCTATCATGAAGACCATCTTGGGGTTCTGGCAAAGTTAAAGGAATGA
- a CDS encoding NOP5/NOP56 family protein, with amino-acid sequence MKINTWFGVIELGNDGKLLASEIYPKNVRELALRSLSLRDSRQNLPPEGFDLAAVAIDYGFVDSLSEYYSLLHKVTLETVKLQVSEALTPDQRIVQAVEALDDINETTNSLSERLFEWYGGYFPESGLNGESLAYFVAKYGSRENIPPDDPLYLKARDSMGAKLETADESLLKGFAESVCSLYDRRKQIEAYIEDSMASLAPNLTMLAGPMLGARLISVAGSLEKLAAFPSSTIQVIGANKALFKHLRSRAPSPKHGIIYSHPLINTSPWWVRGKVARALAAKLSLAARIDFYSAKKDPSLTGELEEKIRKIREANPRPPQKRQEVRVKPKKKRRK; translated from the coding sequence TTGAAAATCAATACCTGGTTTGGAGTTATCGAGCTGGGCAATGATGGAAAACTGCTTGCCTCCGAGATTTATCCAAAGAATGTAAGAGAGCTTGCCCTCCGTTCACTTTCTCTGAGGGACAGCAGGCAAAATCTCCCTCCCGAAGGGTTTGACCTGGCAGCTGTAGCTATCGATTATGGTTTTGTAGATTCTCTTTCAGAATACTATTCCCTTTTACACAAAGTAACTCTGGAAACCGTAAAACTCCAGGTCTCAGAGGCTCTCACCCCTGACCAGCGTATAGTTCAGGCAGTAGAAGCTCTGGACGACATTAACGAAACTACCAACTCTCTTTCTGAAAGGCTTTTTGAATGGTACGGAGGCTATTTCCCTGAAAGCGGGCTCAACGGGGAATCCCTGGCATATTTTGTCGCAAAGTACGGCTCTCGCGAGAATATTCCTCCTGATGATCCTCTTTATTTAAAAGCCAGAGATTCTATGGGTGCAAAACTTGAAACCGCAGACGAATCCCTTCTAAAAGGTTTTGCAGAGAGTGTGTGCAGTCTCTATGACCGGCGGAAACAGATCGAGGCTTACATTGAGGATAGCATGGCATCTCTTGCTCCCAACCTGACCATGCTGGCAGGACCCATGCTCGGGGCAAGGCTCATAAGCGTTGCAGGCAGCCTTGAAAAACTTGCTGCTTTTCCTTCAAGTACCATTCAGGTAATAGGGGCAAACAAAGCCCTCTTCAAACACCTTCGATCCCGGGCTCCGTCCCCGAAGCATGGTATAATCTACAGCCATCCCCTTATCAACACCTCGCCCTGGTGGGTGAGAGGAAAAGTAGCAAGAGCCCTTGCAGCGAAACTTTCTCTTGCCGCAAGAATTGATTTTTATTCTGCAAAAAAAGATCCTTCTCTTACAGGTGAACTGGAAGAAAAGATCCGGAAGATCAGGGAAGCAAACCCCAGGCCTCCTCAAAAGCGGCAGGAAGTCAGGGTAAAACCAAAAAAGAAAAGGAGGAAGTAA
- a CDS encoding beta-ribofuranosylaminobenzene 5'-phosphate synthase has protein sequence MINVVSPSRLHLTLIDLNAEIGRVDGGVGITLESPSLEISATEADIVEVVGASLLAGRMQKAAKAVLPAGKGIRIHIKRDLPDHVGLGSGTQAALSVAAAVNEIYGLGKSVRELAVAVGRGGTSGIGVAAFENGGFILDGGHMFRDKGAFSPSAASRMPPGPVLFRREFPDWNIVLAIPNSKGVHDVEEVDIFKKVCPIPLAEVQEISHVILMQMLPALIEEDIDSFGRAVNHFQTAGFKKREVELQPEPVIDIMKYMQDNGASGSGVSSFGPVVYGIVESQEEARKLQKEVQHMLDESLGGEVLLTKGRNRGADIFGGSD, from the coding sequence ATGATTAATGTGGTGTCTCCGTCCAGACTGCATCTTACCCTTATTGATCTCAATGCAGAGATAGGCAGGGTCGACGGAGGGGTAGGAATCACTCTCGAGTCACCCAGCCTGGAAATTTCGGCAACTGAAGCGGATATTGTTGAGGTTGTAGGCGCTTCTCTTCTTGCAGGCAGGATGCAAAAAGCAGCAAAAGCTGTGCTTCCGGCAGGAAAAGGGATCAGAATCCATATCAAAAGGGATCTTCCTGACCATGTGGGGCTTGGCTCCGGAACTCAGGCTGCACTTTCGGTAGCCGCAGCCGTAAATGAGATTTACGGACTTGGCAAAAGTGTCAGGGAGCTCGCAGTTGCCGTAGGTAGAGGAGGGACTTCCGGAATAGGAGTTGCTGCTTTTGAAAATGGCGGTTTCATCCTGGATGGAGGGCACATGTTCAGGGATAAAGGTGCATTTTCTCCTTCCGCAGCCAGTCGAATGCCTCCGGGACCCGTACTTTTCAGAAGAGAGTTTCCTGACTGGAATATTGTTCTTGCAATCCCCAATTCCAAGGGAGTTCATGATGTAGAAGAAGTGGATATTTTCAAAAAGGTCTGCCCTATCCCTCTCGCAGAAGTTCAGGAGATCTCTCATGTAATCCTTATGCAGATGCTTCCTGCGCTTATTGAAGAGGATATTGACAGTTTTGGCAGGGCAGTCAACCACTTCCAGACTGCCGGCTTTAAAAAGAGGGAAGTCGAACTTCAGCCTGAACCTGTAATTGATATCATGAAATACATGCAGGACAACGGAGCTAGCGGCTCGGGAGTCAGCTCTTTCGGGCCTGTCGTTTATGGAATTGTTGAGAGTCAGGAAGAAGCCAGAAAGCTTCAGAAAGAAGTCCAGCATATGCTTGACGAGTCTCTTGGCGGAGAAGTACTGCTTACAAAGGGAAGAAACCGGGGCGCGGATATCTTTGGAGGCTCCGATTGA